AACTATTCTCGTATGTGATTGGGACACTTCAGCAAAACTCCACAACATAAAGATCAAGAACTCTATCTCTAAAATTTAACTTTTATACTTTCCTAAGTATACCATGTTAAGGAATTGAATTCAACAATTTATATCATATTATTCATCAACTTATTTTATAATACATTCTTTGTAACATTAACCCACTTTTTTCTGATAGAAAAGTTGCATCTTTGCACATAAATCCAGCTTTTTCATAAAAATTAATAGTATCCACTCTAGCATTCAAGTATAAAATATTCATATTATATTCTTCAACCTTAATAATATGTCTTTTCATCATCTCAAATCCAATTCCTCTTTGTGCATATTCTGGACTAACAACTACATTGGTAATCTTACCCTTACCATTATTATTAGTCATTCGTGAATATCCTACAACCTTTTCTTTATCTAATGCTATTAAGTGGAAACTTGTATAGTCTAATTCATCATAATCATACTTTTCAACCTTATTATACGGTTTAAAAAGTATATTAAATCTTAAATCTATTACTTGCTCAAACTCTTTACTCTTATAATCTATGTATTTATATGTAATATAATCCATAATCCTTTCCGCCCCTTTTTTATTTCGTAATTATATTATACAACATATTCATAAATTATGCATAATTATTCATATCTTTTTAATTAATATTGCACATCATTATATATACTTTAACTTTAGTAATAGTATTATTCATATAATAATGTAGTCCATACTAAATCTCTATAAACATGAAGAATCCTAGATAGCACTTCATTATAGCGCTGTCTAGAATTCCTTTAATAAAAGCTTATTTAATTTTTATCATCTAACCAGATTTAATCTCTATGCTTTTTTCATCAATATTTATACAAAGAGAAGTGATGTAGGATTATGCATTGTCCTACAGTCTGCAGAATATCTCAAATTATCTAAAGCTTTAATATTTATAAACATAGATTTTAAGATAAATCTTTTAACTTTCTTCTTGCTTTCATTACATTCTCTTCACTGAGATGAGTTTCTCCTACAATTTCTGCCATTCCACAACCTCTATCAAGCATTTCTTTTGCTTTCTCCATAGCTTTTTCATGTTCACCTTTTTTTAAAATTTCCATTAAATCTTTCCTCCTTTTGTTTAAGCGCATAAAAAAAATAACAAGTCCGTATGTAGTCTATTTTGTATCTGTATCTTATTATTTCTTTCACGTTCCTTATACTAATTCTAAGAATTAGTATAACCTCAGAGATAATTTTTATTCAAGCTATCTTATATCGTTATATCTTTCCAGCTTACCTTAAAGCAATTTTTCCAAAGAATCACATTGATTATTAAAAGCACTAATGTATAAACTCCAACAAATATCATATTATTTCTAATAACTATATGGACTATAACCAATACTCCAAGCAACAACATTGTTATTATACCTGGCCATATAAGTTTACCACTATCTGCTGTAGCAAACTTTACACTAAATGGCATTGCCTTATTTGATATTTTAAAATACACTAATGATAATATTAAAAGAACTAAAAACATTGCAATTAAATCTATAATTATTGCTGGGCCTTTTAAAATTAAGAATATCACAGCCTCTAATATATAAACTGGCATTATTAGCTTAAATATAGTTCCTTTTACTGCACCTTTTAATATTACTCCTGGATTTTCTATTGGTAATACCTTGTATATGAATGCCCCCTTATAACTATCACTATTATTTATGAATGCTGTACAAAAACACATTATAAATATACTTATATACATTAATAAATGAATTTTCCCACCAAAGCCGGTCTGAATTTTATCCATGAAGGATTCATCTCTATCCATAAACATAAATATAATTGGCATAAATAAAGCCATCGCAAGGGATGGATAGACCTTAAGCTTCAAGTTTCTTTCTGTAGATATCATATTTTGAGTTAATTTAAACATACTTTTTTCAATGTTGTCCTTACAAATTAATGTTGCAATAAATTCTTTTCTTTTTTTACTTCTACGCTTTACGTTTCCCCCATTATCATTCAATTTTTGAAGGTTTTTTTCAAAATAAGGTACTACTCTTTTAATATAAAGTGTTATTAATATAATTGGTCCTATTATTGCGAGTACAAATAAAAATATTAAAAAAGACTCTTTATTACCATCTATTAATATTCCGAATGGAGCTGCAAACCACATAGATGGAAGTAATGCATGCCAAATTTCAGGCACATAATCACTTCTCATATTTGTAATATTAAAAACTCTACCAACTAACTGATACCCAAAGGCAAATATAAATGCTAATAATATTTGAAAATAATTTATTATATCCTTTAGTTTTTCTCCATCAAAAAACTTTAAAACTAAAGTATATAATAAAGCAGTTATTGCTATAACTATTAATACTGAAAGCATATTCTCAATTATAAATATGATAAAAAATAAAACTCCATATTTTATTGTACCAATAATTAACGGAATCACATTTAATGATAATGATAAACCCGTTAAATATATACATATATGAGTAGTTTTTGCTGCATTAAAAGTCTTACTATCTATGGGCCTCGATAATAATATATTTTTCTCCTTTATATCTAATAAAACTGCTGAAAAATCAGATATCATAATTGATATCATCATAAATAGATTTATGCCCATTACAATATTTGTAGCCTGCAAAGATGACATACCCATCATCATTATTAATCCAATAAAAATGCTCATAAATGCATTAGTCATCAATAAGTACAAATAATTATTTTTGTCACTATCCTCATCTGTTTTTTTATTATTTTTCATAACAGAACTTACTCTACGTCCATCCATAGTTAATTTTGTCTGTAAAATCAGTCTCATAATTTTATAATTAATGCCAAATTTTATATATAATCCTTTAAATTTGTCTAATATCTTTAATACAGTGAAATCCTTCATTAATTACACCTCTTCAACCAAAGAAACAAATTCTTTAGCAATATCTGCATGTTCATTAAATCCTGTTAGCCCATTAAATATTTCTTCTAATGAACCCTCTTTTTGATTATTCTTAAGCTCTTCAAAACTTCCATCTGCAACTATTTCTCCGTCATTTAGGAGTAATATTCTATCGCTTACCTTCTCAACAACATCCATTATGTGTGAAGAATAAAATATAGTTTTACCATTCTTTGCAAGAGCATTCATAACCTCTTTAAACACCATTACACTATTAGCATCTAGCCCACTTAAAGGTTCGTCAAAAAATAATATATCAGGATTATGAATTAAGCTACATATTATAAGTAGCTTTTGCTTCATCCCCTTTGAATATGAGGATATTCTAGAATTCATAGATCCATTAGTTCCAAATAATTTCATAAGCTTCGTTGCTCTCTCAGTAAGTTTTTCCTGGTCTAATTCATAGATTTCACCTAAAAAACTTATATACTCATAAGCCGTTAAGTTTTCATATATGTCTGCAAGCTCTGGAACATAGCCTATTTTCTTTTTATACTCTACACTTCCATTGCTTATATCCTGTCCTAATATTTCTACTTTTCCCTCATAGCCTTCTAATATTCCAAGCATTATCTTTATAGTTGTACTTTTACCAGCACCATTTGTCCCTATATATCCTATTATCTGCCCTCTTGGAATCTCTAAATTTATTCCATTAAGTATTGTTTTACTTCCATAGCTCATTCGTAAATCCTTAATTGATATTATACTTTCTAAATTTTCCATCATATCTCTCCTATTAGTACTCTTAATTCTTCTCTATTTTTTAGATATACAATGTCCCAAAAAACATACAGACATCTATCCTGGAATTTGTATTAATAATTAATTTCATAGATAACTTTATTTGTAACAATTCTAAGTTTATTGTAAATAATTATAGCATAAACCTTCTATCTCTACCATCATATGTAATATTGGGTTTTTTATATAACGGAAGTAAAGTTATTGATTATAAGGTAAAAGCCTTAGATACGGGACTTACACCTTTAGGCTATCATAAAAAATATGTATCTTTCTAAATAAAATAAAGCCAGGATTTAATTTCTATTAAATCCTGACTTCATTTTATTTTAGAAAGATACGTGTACTTATGGGGACTTTAAAATCATTTTCGGAGTAATCCCCAAATATTATTGTTAAAATCATTTCCCATGAGAATCACCTCTTTCGGTATTATTGTGTGCAGTATTGAATTAAATATACATGTTTTTTATATATAATTTAATATTTAATTTTGCTTATTTTTTATTGTTGGATTAATCTCTGTTTATATTTTATATTAATATACGACTTAATGTTTCATCCTCATCAATAATTTTTTTAGCAAGAATCCTATTTTCTTCAATATGAATATAAGTATATCTATTAGGTTTTATTGAA
The DNA window shown above is from Clostridium beijerinckii and carries:
- a CDS encoding GNAT family N-acetyltransferase — translated: MDYITYKYIDYKSKEFEQVIDLRFNILFKPYNKVEKYDYDELDYTSFHLIALDKEKVVGYSRMTNNNGKGKITNVVVSPEYAQRGIGFEMMKRHIIKVEEYNMNILYLNARVDTINFYEKAGFMCKDATFLSEKSGLMLQRMYYKIS
- a CDS encoding ABC transporter, giving the protein MENLESIISIKDLRMSYGSKTILNGINLEIPRGQIIGYIGTNGAGKSTTIKIMLGILEGYEGKVEILGQDISNGSVEYKKKIGYVPELADIYENLTAYEYISFLGEIYELDQEKLTERATKLMKLFGTNGSMNSRISSYSKGMKQKLLIICSLIHNPDILFFDEPLSGLDANSVMVFKEVMNALAKNGKTIFYSSHIMDVVEKVSDRILLLNDGEIVADGSFEELKNNQKEGSLEEIFNGLTGFNEHADIAKEFVSLVEEV